A single window of Narcine bancroftii isolate sNarBan1 chromosome 1, sNarBan1.hap1, whole genome shotgun sequence DNA harbors:
- the mc4r gene encoding melanocortin receptor 4, whose amino-acid sequence MNSSYTHGLTETSQLRKQSVVEMTNANGFHNNGSSVGCYEQLWISTEAFVMLGIVSLLANILVITAIIKNKNLHSPMYFFICSLAVADMLVSVSNAWETIFIAMLKTRHLLAHDNLIKSMDNVFDSIICSSLLASICSLLAIAVDRYITIFYALHYHNIMTVRRALIAIASIWGACTGSGILFIIHSESTTVVICLIAMFIAMLAIMSSLYVHMFMLARLHIRRVAGLPGSGAIHQAANMKGAITLTILLGVFIVCWAPFFLHLILMISCPRNPYCICFMSHFNMYLILIMCNSVIDPLIYAFRSQEMRKTFKKIICCFSLRGNCDLTS is encoded by the coding sequence ATGAATTCCTCGTACACACACGGCCTGACAGAGACCTCACAGCTCAGGAAACAGAGTGTGGTGGAAATGACCAATGCCAATGGCTTTCACAACAATGGCTCCTCCGTTGGGTGCTATGAACAACTGTGGATCTCGACAGAAGCTTTCGTCATGCTAGGTATTGTCAGTCTCTTGGCAAATATATTAGTCATCACAGCCATCATCAAAAACAAGAATCTTCACTCTCCCATGTACTTTTTCATCTGCAGCTTAGCAGTGGCTGATATGCTTGTCAGTGTGTCCAATGCATGGGAGACCATCTTCATTGCCATGTTGAAAACTAGACACTTACTAGCTCATGACAACTTGATTAAGAGCATGGACAATGTATTTGACTCAATAATCTGCAGTTCTCTTCTTGCCTCCATTTGCAGTTTGCTGGCCATCGCTGTTGACAGGTACATCACCATCTTCTATGCCCTGCACTACCATAACATCATGACGGTGAGGCGGGCTCTGATAGCTATTGCTAGCATTTGGGGAGCTTGCACTGGTTCTGGAATCCTCTTCATTATCCACTCAGAAAGCACCACTGTGGTCATCTGCCTCATCGCCATGTTCATTGCCATGCTAGCCATTATGTCCTCGTTGTATGTCCACATGTTCATGCTGGCCCGCTTACACATCAGGCGTGTTGCTGGGTTGCCTGGCAGTGGTGCTATTCACCAGGCAGCCAACATGAAAGGGGCCATCACCCTGACCATCCTGCTGGGGGTTTTTATTGTATGCTGGGCTCCATTCTTCTTACACCTTATTCTCATGATTTCTTGCCCCCGAAATCCTTATTGCATCTGCTTCATGTCACACTTCAATATGTATCTAATCCTCATCATGTGCAACTCCGTCATCGATCCCCTCATCTATGCCTTCCGCAGTCAGGAAATGAGGAAGACTTTCAAGAAAATAATCTGCTGTTTCAGTCTACGGGGGAATTGTGACCTGACAAGTTAA